One Neovison vison isolate M4711 chromosome 2, ASM_NN_V1, whole genome shotgun sequence genomic window carries:
- the KYAT3 gene encoding kynurenine--oxoglutarate transaminase 3, with product MFSAQWRLCSLNSTAKFLTINSSKILGLPTSAKMSLKITNAKRIEGLDSNVWIEFTKLAADPSVVNLGQGLPDISPPIYVKEKLSKIAAIDSLNQYTRGFGHPSLVKALACLYEKFYQNQINPNKEILVTVGAYGSLFNAIQGLIDEGDEVIIIMPFYDCYEPMVRMAGATPVFIPLRSKPVSGKKWSSSDWTLDPQELASKFNSKTKAIILNTPHNPIGKVYTKEELQVIADLCIKYDTLCISDEVYEWLVYTGNKHLKIATFPGMWERTITIGSAGKTFSVTGWKLGWSVGPHHLIKHLQTVQQNTIYTCATPLQEALAQALWIDIKRMDDPECYFNSLPKELEVKRDRMIHLLENLGLKPIVPDGGYFIIADVSLLDADLSGMKDSNEPYDYKFVKWMTKNKKLSAIPVSAFCNTETKLQFEKFVRFCFIKKDSTLDAAEEIIKAWTGQKS from the exons AAGATGTCTTTGAAAATCACCAATGCAAAACGAATCGAAGGCCTTGATAGTAATGTGTG gattGAATTTACAAAGTTGGCTGCAGACCCCTCTGTTGTGAATCTTGGTCAAGGCCTTCCAGATATATCTCCTCCCATATATGTAAAGGAGAAATTATCCAAGATTGCAGCAATTGATAGCCTGAACCAGTATACACGAGGCTTT GGTCATCCATCACTTGTGAAAGCTCTAGCCTGcttatatgaaaaattttatcaaaatcaaaTTAATCCAAATAAAGAAATCCTTGTGACGGTAGGAGCATATGGATCTCTTTTTAATGCCATTCAAGGATTAATTGATGAGGGAGATGAA GTCATAATAATAATGCCTTTCTATGACTGCTATGAGCCCATGGTGAGAATGGCTGGAGCAACACCTGTTTTTATTCCCCTAAGATCT AAACCTGTCAGTGGGAAAAAATGGTCTAGTTCTGACTGGACATTGGATCCTCAAGAACTGGCAAGTAAATTTAATTCTAAAACCAAAGCTATTATACTGAATACTCCACATAACCCCATTGGCAAG GTATATACCAAAGAGGAACTCCAAGTAATTGCTGACCTTTGCATCAAATATGACACACTCTGCATCAGTGATGAGGTTTATGAATGGCTTGTATATACTggaaataagcatttaaaaatag CTACATTTCCAGGTATGTGGGAGAGAACAATAACAATAGGAAGTGCTGGAAAGACTTTCAGTGTAACTGGCTGGAAG cttGGCTGGTCCGTTGGTCCTCATCATTTGATAAAACATTTACAGACGGTCCAACAAAACACCATTTATACCTGTGCGACGCCTTTACAG GAAGCCTTGGCTCAAGCTCTTTGGATTGACATCAAGCGCATGGATGACCCAGAGTGTTACTTCAATTCTTTGCCAAAAGAGTTAGAAGTAAAAAGAGATCGGATGATACATTTACTTGAAAATCTTGGCCTAAAGCCCATAGTTCCTGATGGGGGATACTTCATCATTGCTGATGTGTCTTTGCTAG aTGCAGACCTCTCTGGTATGAAGGACAGCAATGAACCGTATGACTATAAATTTGTGAAATGGATGACTAAAAATAAG aaactgTCAGCCATTCCAGTTTCGGCATTCTGTAACACAGAGACCAAACTACAGTTTGAGAAGTTTGTGCGATTTTGCTTCATAAAA aaaGACAGTACACTGGATGCTGCTGAAGAAATAATTAAGGCATGGACTGGACAGAAGTCTTGA